The Candidatus Omnitrophota bacterium genomic sequence TGGCGAAAAGCACCTGGAACCAGAGGATGTTCCCCGAAAATGAACGCGGATAACCCGCTCCTCCCGCGCAAGCCTTGTCCATCTCACTCAAGAGTTCCTCGGCATCGGACATGAGCCTCAGGTTATCCTCCCTGAATTCTCCCGTACCGTAGAACATGTCGGTCGTCAAATAGCGTTTATTCCTTTTTTCCAACTCCAGCATAGCCGAAGGCGTGAACGCGAGAACATCGACCCCGTTCGCGAACGCCTCTTCGACAAGGCGTTCGTTCGCGTCATCCACGAGAAATAACAACTCTTTTTTCGCAGATCTATCCGTCATTACCCGCATCCCCGTTCGTACCCATCTGGTGGACACACATTCCCGCGTATACACCGTTCTTTTTTACAAGCCCATCATGGGAGCCTTTTTCAACGATCACGCCTTCCCGGACAACTATGATCTCGTCAGCGTTCATCACGGTGGACAGCCTGTGGGCTATCGCTATTACGGTCTTTGACCGCGACAACGCCTCTATGGCGCCCTGTATCTTTTTCTCGGAATAGGTGTCAAGTGAACTGGTGGCCTCGTCAAAGATATATATGTCCGGGTCCCTGTATACCGCGCGTGCTATCGCGAGGCGCTGGCGCTGCCCGCCGGAAAGGTTAAGCCCTCTCTCCCCGACGATGGTCCCATACCCGTCCGGGAGGCTCATGATGAAATCATGTATATCAGCCGCCCTGGCCGCGGCCTCTACCTTGGCCGCGTCTACGCTTCCTTCCTCCACCGCGAACGAGATGTTCTCCTCGATAGTCCCGCTGAAGATAAAAGTATCCTGACTTATCAGCCCGATATGCTTCCTCCACGATCCCCTGTCGATCTCCCTCATATCCCGCCCATCGACCAGTATCTGCCCTCCGGTATTGGGATAAAAACCTATTATGAGGTCCACAAGGGTGGATTTCCCGCTGCCCGACCCCCCGACTATACCGTAAAAACGGCCTTTCTCTATCCGCATGTTCACACATGACAGCTTAAACCCGTCACGCGAATAGGCGAATTCCACGTCCCGGAACGTGATATCCTCGTTGAATGAAGCTACCTTTTCCCCGCTGGTATCGGCCGTCTTCATACGCAAAAGGTCAGTCACTATGTTCACCGACGGCAAAAGATGGGCTATCTGCAGAAAATTACTGTTAACCCCCGCCATTGATGTCATTATACGGTACGCGCCGCTCCCGAATACCGCTATGAGCGGCATAAGTTTTTCAGGACCGCTTCCGGATCTCGCGGCAAGAAAGAGACCGGCCAATATGCCGATGAGGACCGCTGTCTGCATGACCGGCGCGACAAGGTTACCCAATGTGGCGTTCCTCATGTATATACGCGCGCGTTTCGTGGCGGCGTCCGCGAACTG encodes the following:
- a CDS encoding ABC transporter ATP-binding protein; this encodes MTTKDKTVKHKALRNLAHLLRLKPKDLLFLTSIITIASVLEAAGIGLLYPVINMIEDKTKGASYAERMNGILGTHITVESFFMFVFLGMFLVFLVRGLFIILSFYSQYRLSEKLRTMLQVEIFKNYLGQEYDFFIRNRTGDLVQKQMTHTEMAGDAIVYTCQISRHLFTAVCLYVTLFIVSWKATLYLTGFMVIMSVLSLIVARAKVYVSSEEHARLQKKAYSIVAEVITGIRQVKAFLAERFFESQFADAATKRARIYMRNATLGNLVAPVMQTAVLIGILAGLFLAARSGSGPEKLMPLIAVFGSGAYRIMTSMAGVNSNFLQIAHLLPSVNIVTDLLRMKTADTSGEKVASFNEDITFRDVEFAYSRDGFKLSCVNMRIEKGRFYGIVGGSGSGKSTLVDLIIGFYPNTGGQILVDGRDMREIDRGSWRKHIGLISQDTFIFSGTIEENISFAVEEGSVDAAKVEAAARAADIHDFIMSLPDGYGTIVGERGLNLSGGQRQRLAIARAVYRDPDIYIFDEATSSLDTYSEKKIQGAIEALSRSKTVIAIAHRLSTVMNADEIIVVREGVIVEKGSHDGLVKKNGVYAGMCVHQMGTNGDAGNDG